In the genome of Neofelis nebulosa isolate mNeoNeb1 chromosome 8, mNeoNeb1.pri, whole genome shotgun sequence, one region contains:
- the PVALB gene encoding parvalbumin alpha: MSMTDLLDAEDIKKAVEAFTAVDSFDYKKFFQMVGLKKKSPDDIKRVFRILDKDKSGFIEEEELGFILKGFHPDARELSTKETKMLMTAGDTNGDGKIDVDEFFSLVAKC; the protein is encoded by the exons ATGTCGATGACAGACTTGCTCGACGCTGAGGACATCAAGAAGGCGGTGGAGGCCTTTACCG CTGTCGACTCCTTCGACTACAAAAAGTTCTTCCAAATGGTCGGCCTGAAGAAGAAGAGCCCGGATGACATAAAGAGGGTGTTCCGCATCCTGGATAAAGACAAGAGCGGCTTCAtcgaggaggaggagctggg ATTCATCCTAAAGGGCTTCCACCCAGATGCCAGAGAACTGTCTACGAAAGAAACCAAGATGCTGATGACCGCTGGCGATACGAATGGGGACGGCAAGATTGATGTCGATG AATTCTTCTCTCTGGTGGCCAAATGCTAA